Genomic window (Helianthus annuus cultivar XRQ/B chromosome 3, HanXRQr2.0-SUNRISE, whole genome shotgun sequence):
AATAGATACAACATCGATCTAAGATTTGTTGGAGCGTTTTCTTAGGTACAAATGACAAATTCCTATCTCATATCAAATGATTGAGATCCTAAACATGCGGAGTCAATAGTTCTCAACAAATATGATCTCTTATGGAATTATATGTGCCAGTAGTAACTATTTTCTTCATAACCGTTTGATAAGAAAGGTACCCGCTGTATCCTTATAATACTGCACCATCTTCTGGCCGTTCATTCCGAAGACTCATGCGTTTGTTCTTTTGGCTTCTTCGGGTTTCTTCTGATTcttagggcagttggtcttgacaTGCCCCCTCTCGTTACAACCgtaacaggttgcatcttttagCTTTTCGCAATCCAGGGTTTTATGTTCCTGTGATTTGCAAATTCCACAAGGTAGGGGCTGAGATTCgaatctgcatttcccgaggtggtatttcctacaggtttcgcACTTGGTCTTCTCAACCGACTGCTGACTGTCTCTTTTTAACCCGGAACTCTTCCTATCGGAGCGACGGGAATTCTCATCCTCCCTTTTTCTCTTTCCATTTTCAGAGGCCTTGGCAGCCATGCCTCTGACTATATCAAGTGTAAGAGATAGCGACAGGTCTGCCGCTGACCTGAACGTAGCAGGCCTTGAGGCCTTAACActggccttgatttctggggctaaacccccaatgaagcgagcaatcctctttGGTTCCGGTGTTACTAGGTAAGGAACCAGTCTGGACAGTgtattgaaattggtgaggtaCGCTTGGCAATCTAAATTTGTCATAACCAAGGATATAAAgccagcttcaattttctcaacttcatgttgaggacagtaatTCTCTTTGATAAGAGTAACGAACTGATCCCAAGTCATGTTTTACAAAGGGATTttcccggtggcttgaatcaacgaccgccaccaggctaaggcctcacccTTAAATGATTGCGACACGAACTTGaccacatccctctcagcgcatccgctgatgtccacaactgtatccatttcatctaaccatgtCATACAATCTACAGCTCcattctccccagtgaaatcccggggtttacatgaaacaaagtacttgtaggagcaacccttatcatGGGGTCCTTGATTCAGTATGATCCGTTGAGACGGATCGCTGTGATTATTAGAAGGGTGACGCTCGTCATCTTCCTTCTTGGGTTCATCCTTCTTGGAAGGAGGCTTCGAATGTGGTATAGATAGGGTCCTACTACGAGTCCCACTATACTCTTCGTACTGCCGCTCTAAGGCCTTCTTAACGGCGTCGTCTACCAACGCTTTTAGTTCAGCACCCGTTAAATTAATTCGGGCGTTATCATTGTTCTCCATTGGGTGGCTATTAATTTTATCTGAGCCAGCCATTTAATTGAACTGTTACATAAAACAAGGACAATAGTTTACTTGGGagcttattatggaattgtcttttatggcaattcattaaccatggtaacggagaccatatttggttaatttattaatcacatTTGTTTAGGATTTGTATTATAACTTAACCTAATTATAAAAGCAATAACAGTTTTACTAGTGGCACgaaaggcctagtcacatggacgtTTTAATTTATGGgtcatgatttcagagaatcaaggtattaaggtttgaatcgCATTCAGTACCttctcttgacagggagttgtagacttcaactgtcttttgtcttttaggACAATAGGTATAGCCCGTGGGCATTTCCCTTCTGAGGGatggttataatatgatcatcttctcagatgctattagtcgagatcgtatggATCCTACCGATTATTTTGCTTGGACCTGGTCCAACATTTTTAGACAGGAGGTCACAGACCACCACTGTcattgtcttatcggacaacaagtttagcccgtaggcactttatcactatcggatgtttataatgtgatcatcttataggatgacacaagccgtgatttctaaatcactaggccagataagaaaattggaagaatccaatataaggatgactgttgtgattttcccgaatcacatttgtcaataGTGTTAACACGTgcttaggtgttaacaaggatctgaatcccttgagtaggtttcaccatcttggccgtgtaggctaggtctcacctttaagattctttttaaactgCATACTGGCAGGGAAAAGAGGGatgtttattttattcaggatttttatcataaatcctaatttaatattatataattatggCACAAGAGACCAAGTCACAGGGACAACTTTATATTATCAACCTTGATTTTGTAGAATTAAGGTATTTAGGCCTGAACGTGTTcttgccttttcttgacagggactTGTAAGTTACGACTgtctttattaaaatttctggcctggaggcctatcaattaacatctcgtaagatgttaagacatatagtcattgcactgatgatacgttcagcggtcacagtaatgacatgacgacaTGATCAGTgccattaatttaatcaactgtcgttcagtggtcataataatgacatgacggcaggattagcacttaatttaatcaactgacgttcagtggtcataataatgacatgacgacaggatttgcacttaatttgatcaactgtcgttcagtggtcataataatgacttGACGACAGGATTTGCACTTAA
Coding sequences:
- the LOC110932084 gene encoding uncharacterized protein LOC110932084 encodes the protein MAGSDKINSHPMENNDNARINLTGAELKALVDDAVKKALERQYEEYSGTRSRTLSIPHSKPPSKKDEPKKEDDERHPSNNHSDPSQRIILNQGPHDKGCSYKSAADLSLSLTLDIVRGMAAKASENGKRKREDENSRRSDRKSSGLKRDSQQSVEKTKCETCRKYHLGKCRFESQPLPCGICKSQEHKTLDCEKLKDATCYGCNERGHVKTNCPKNQKKPEEAKRTNA